A region of the Roseiflexus sp. RS-1 genome:
GGGCGACGCGCGCCATGCTGGCGCAGCGCGCCGGGCTGCTCACCGAAAAGCAGCGCGAGCGCGTGCTCGAAATCAACCGGGTGCGCGCCAGTTTCGCCCATGGCGAAGGGTTTGTCGGCAGCGCGCGCAGCGTCGCCGCCTATGGCGAATTCGTCGCCGACCTGTGTGGGCTGACGCAGCCCCGCACAGCGCCGTCTCAGCGAGCTACTGCGGCGCACCGCACGCCGACCGGCGGATCCGGGGAAGCGAGCGATGCGCCAACACGACCGGTGGCAGCGCCGACCGGCGCCTCCCGGCAGGCAGGCGATGCGCCAACACGACCGGTAGCAGCATCAGGATTCCGCGCACGCGCGGAAGAGCGAAAGGCACGCCAGGCAGGATGGTTGCCCGAACGCCAGTCGCTCCGTCTGGCGCTGGCAGCCCTGGCGGTGCTGGCACTCGTCTTCCTGGCGATCAGCGGGTTGCAGCACCTGCTGACTCCATCGACCCCCTCAATTGCCGGAGCGCCGCCGACCGCCCTCTCGGCAGCGATCACCCTGCCGCCAACCAACACCCCTACGCCGAAGAAAGCGCGCATCGTCAACCTGCCGCCCGGCGGACCGGGATGGTTGCGCACGACGCCAAGTTTCCGCGCACCAACCCAACCGGTCCCGTTGAGCGAAGGGTTGGAAGTGACCCTGCTTGAACGCGCTCCGGTCGATGCGGAGGGAACACGCTGGCGCTTTGTGAGCGTCGGCGGGTACGACGGCTGGTGCCCGGAGCACAACCTGGCAATGGATGGCGACTGACGACCGGCTCACCCCTCGAAGCGGCGCATCAGCAGCGCAGAATTGTGACCGCCTAACCCGATCGAGTTTGACAGCGCCACACGCACATTGGCCGCACGCGCGACATTTGGCACATAGTCCAGATCGCAATCGGGGTCTGGCTCTTCGAGGTTAATCGTCGGCGGCAGGCGACCATCACGAATGACAAGCGCGCAGATCAGCGCCTCGACTGCGCCAGCCGCGCCCATCATGTGACCCAGCATCGATTTGGTGGAACTGACCGCCAGACGGTACGCATGATCTCCAAAAACCGACTTGATCGCGCGGGTTTCGGCAAGATCGTTGAGTGGCGTCCCGGTGCCATGGGCATTGATATAATCGACGGCATCGGGCGGCAAGCCGGATTTGCGCAATGCCATCGCCATCGCGCGCGCCGCGCCCCGCCCCTGATCGTCGGCGGCGATCATATCGCCTGCATCACAACTGTTGCCATACCCGACAATCTCGGCGATGATCGGCGCGCCGCGCGCCAGCGCATGTTCCAGGCTTTCCAGCACCAGTGCACCCGCGCCCTCCGATAGAATGAACCCGTCCCGACGGGCATCGAACGGCTTACAGGCGCGCTCAGGGTTGAGGTTATCCTCCGCCAGACCGCGCATATTCGAGAACGATGCCACAATCGTCGGATGGATTGGCGCCTCGCTGCCGCCTGCAATAACCACTGCCGCATCACCCCGGCGGATCAGTTCATACGCTTCACCAACGTTATGTCCACCGGTGGAGCATGCCGCAACGACCGCCATGTTCGGACCCTGCGCGCCCAACTGGATCGCAATGTAGCCGCTTGCCGCATCCGGGATCATATTAGCGATCAACGTTGGAGACACGCGCCGGGGACCACGTTCGCGCAGCACATCATGATTGTCGAAGATCAGATCGAGACCGCCAGCGCCGCTGCCGAACACCACCCCTACCTGCTCCGGATCTTCGCGCGTCATATCGAGGCGCGCATCGTGCACCGCTTCGAGCGCCGCATTGAGCGCATACCGCACATTCAGCGGCATGCGGCGCGCCTCACGCGGATCGACGGCAGGATCGAGGGAAAAACCCCGCACCTCGCCAGCGATCCGAATGGCAAAACCAGAAGCATCGAAGCGCGTAATCGGTCCTATCCCGCTACGCCCGGCAAGGAGCGCCTCCCACATCGAAGGAACCGACACGCCACAGGGGGTAACCGCCCCCAACCCTGTAATCACAACCCGCTGCGCAGTGCTCATGAGCCGCGCCTTTCTAACTGCCGGGTGGAGCAGCGACCGGCGGCAGACATTACCGCCTGGCGATCACTCCCCTTTCTGCAGCAGCATCAAATGCCAGAACCTTCCTCTTCGCTCGTCGTCTGCGCTACCAGCCTGGCAACTTCGGTATCGGTAAGCGGCACTGGTCTGGCATGCGGCGTAATGCGCTTAATCAACCCCGACAGCACCTGACGCGGACCAACCTCAACGATTGTATCGACTCCATGCGACACCATTTCCTGCACCGAGCGCGTCCACTGCACCGGGCGGGTCAACTGCTGCGATAATTCCTGCCGCAACTCTTCGACGGTCGTCAGCGCGCGACCGCTGATATTGGCGATGAGCGGCACTTCTGGGGGACGCAACTGGAACCGATCAAGCAGTTCGTTGAATCGCGCCGATGCGCTCTGCATCAATGGCGAGTGCGCCGCAATGCTCACCTGCAACCGCTGAACCAGCTTCGCACCGCGCGCCTTCGCCAGTTCCATTGCGCGCTGCAACGCACGATGCTCGCCGGAAAGCACCGTTTGTCCAGGTGAATTCGCATTGGCGACCGAAACGACGCCCTCCGCCTGCGCTTCTTGAACGACCTCCTCAAGCGTCTTGTCGTCGAGACCAACGACCGCAGCCATGCCGCCAGGGCGTTGCTCCCCGCTCTCCTTCATCAATCGCCCGCGTTCACGCACCAGTTTGAGCGCATCCTCGAAATCGAGCACGCCAGCTGCGACCAGTGCGGTAAACTCACCCAGGCTGTGACCGGCGACGAGCGAGGGCGCCCCCAGATAACCGAAGGGTCCGAAACGCTCCTTCAGCGCTTCCAGGCACGCAATGCTGACCGTAAGAATCGCCGGTTGGGCGTTGACGGTATCGTCGAGTTCCTCCTGAGGACCTTCGAAGCAGAGTTTCGAGAGTTCGAAGCCCAGCACCTGATCAGCCTGCTCGAAAATACGACGTGCAGCGGGCGATGCTTCGTACAACTCTTTGCCCATGCCTACATACTGCGAACCCTGCCCTGGAAAAACCAGCGCGATTCGCTTTTTCATGTCATCAAAGGTATTCAAGTGATCCTCCTGACGAAGAGTGAGTGCTCGCGTACCGATCGCTGTACAATGCTTCGCAACGATGCGACGGGTCCTGCCAAAAACGTGACGGTCTCTTCTCCGTGACCGCACAAAAACGACTCAGGAGTATAGCAATGAGTGCCGCGGTTGTCAAACGTTTGCGCATTTCTTCACAATCATGCGGACGTGGATCTATCTGGTATAATGCACGTTACACTGGTACCCGGCATAAGGAGCGCCCATGAAGTTGCTGATCTTCGTTACCGATGATAGTGTCGCTGATGCGACAGTCGATGCGCTGGTCGAGCAAGGGTTTCGCGTGACCCGGCTGGCATCGACCGGCGGTTTTCTCCGCAAAGGGAGAACGACACTGCTGGTAGGCGTGGAAGACGCCGCTGTCGATCACGCACTGAATCTGGTACGCGGCACAGCGCCTGGTACGCTCTCCATCACGCTGGATCTCGAACGCTACGAGCGCCTGTGAATATTCTCTACGTCGCCAGCGGCATTCCAGTCCCCGGTACGCTCGGCGGCTCGGTCCATACCCTCGAAGTTGCGCGCGGGCTGGCACAGCGCGGGCACACGGTCGATGTGGTTGCCTGCACTCGCCCTGACGTGTTCGATGTTGCCGCGCTGTTGCGCCCGATCTCGTCGCGCTATGATCGGTTTCGTTTGCACCACATCGATGTGCCCAAAACACTGGCGTTGCTCTCCGCACCCGTGATCATGCGCCTGGCGCGCGCCCTGAAACCGGACATCATTATCGAACGGTACTACAATTTCGCCGGCGCCGGTATTCTGGCAGCCCGTCGCCTCGGCGTACCGTCGATCCTCGAAGTCAATGCGTTGATTGTTGATCCGCCGGTTGTGTTGAAACGGCGTCTCGACGATCTGCTTGGCGGACCGATGCGGCGCTGGGCGGTTGCACAGTGCCGTATGGCAGACCGGATCGTCACACCGCTGCACACCACTGTGCCGCCTGACATTCCGCGTTCCCGCATCGTTGAATTGCCCTGGGGCGCCGATGTGGAACGCTTCTGCATTGATCGTTCGCAGGAAGGCACGACACCTGCCCTGCCAACCGTCGTTTTCCTCGGTTCGTTCCGCGCCTGGCATGGCGTGCTCGATGCGGTGCGCGCAGGAGGTCTCCTGATCGAACAGGGGCGCGTCTGCCATTTCCTCCTGATTGGCGATGGTCCGCAGCACGCTGCCGCAGTGCGCCTGGCGGCGCGCTGGCAGGGACATTTCACGTTCACCGGCGCCGTTCCCTACGACGATGTGCCATCACTCCTGGCGCGGGCATCGATCGCGGTCGCACCGTTCGACACCGCAGCCCATCCGGCGCTGCGCGCTGCCGGATTTTTCTGGTCGCCGTTGAAGGTCTTCGAGTATATGGCGGCGGCGCTGCCGGTCGTGACCATCGACATCCCGCCGCTCAATCAGATCGTGCGTCACGGAAGCGAAGGGTTGCTCTACCCCGAAGGCGACGTTGATGCACTGGCAGGGGCAATCGCATATCTGATCGACCATCCCGACGAAGCGCGCGCTATGGGAGAGCGCGGGCGGGCGCGCGTCACAGCGCATTTTTCATGGTCGCGGCACTGCGAGGCGCTGGAATGGGTGATGGAGGAGACGTTGAAGGTTGAAGGTTGAAGGTTGCACGTTGCAGGTTGAAGGTTGGAAGGTTGCACGTTGCAGGTTGTTCTTGGTTCTCGGTTCCTGGTTCTCGGTTCCTGGTTCTTGGTTCTTAGAGCCTATCCGAATAACCCGGCGGCACGCACGGCGATCACGCCACAGGCGAAAAGGTTACAGTTTTTCGGATAGGCTCTCAGCACACCGGGTCGCATGACTGTTTCGAGTGTCGGAACGACGAACCTTGTGCGACAGGGTGTTTCCGCTCGCCGCCTGGCGACTGAAGTCGCGGCTGGCAGGCGGGAAGCCCGCCTGCGCGGGCTTGAAGGAGCGCATCCCGCTCGCCCGTAGACCAGCCCGTCGGACTTCCACGTCTTAGCGCCTATCCGAATAACCCGGCGGCACGCACGGCGATCACGCCGCAGGCGAAAAGGTTACAGTTTTTCGGATAGGCTCTTAGTTCTTGGTTCTTAGTTCCTGGCTCTCGGTTCTCGGTTCCTGGTTCTCAGTTCCTGGTTCTTGGTTCTCGGTTCTCGGTTCCTGGCTCTCGGTTCCTGGTTCCTGGTTCCTGGCTCTCGGTTCTTAGTTCCTGGTTCTCGGTTCCTGGTTCTCGGTTCTCAATGAACATCCTGCTCCCAACAGACGTTTTCCCCCCGCGTTGCGGCGGCGCTGGCTGGAGCGCGCATGCGCTGGCGCTGGCGTTGATTGCACGCGGTCATACGGTCACCGCGATTGTGCCGCGTGAGGGACAGGAGGGGATACGCACCGGTGACATCCTCGGCGTGCCGACGGTGTTTGCCGGTTATCGTGCGCCGCGCATCCCGTTCGTGCGCAACTACGCACGCAACGAGCGCTTGTGGCCCCATCTGGCGCAGGTGATTATCGAGACCAGCACATCGCCCCCCTTTCATCATCCGGCAACAATCATCCATGCCCAGCACGTCCAGGTGGCGCCATCCGCCGTCATTGCCGGGCGACGCATTGGCGCGCCGGTTGTCATTAGCGTGCGCGATCACTGGCCCTGGGACTACTTTGCGACCGGATTGCACGGCGACCGCATTCCCTACCCACGTCAAACGTGGGCATCGCTTGCCACCGATCTGCCAGCGCGGTTGGGTCCGCTGCCCGGCGCGGTTGCGTTGCCCGCCATTCCATACATGCTGGCGCATCTTGCACATCGCCGCGCCGCGCTGCGCCAGGCGGACGCCGTGATCGCCGGCAGTCGCTACATTGCCGGACGCCTGGCGAACCTGGTGACGTCAGAACGACTGCACATCATTCCAAACATTGTCGATCTGGCGATGATCGACGCTCAAATCGCCGCGCCGTCGGACCTGATTCCGCCTGATGAGCGATTTGTCCTCTATGTCGGCAAACTCGAACGCAACAAAGGGGCGCATCTGCTGGGCGAGATCGTGCAACAGGCAGGCGCTGCGCTCCACCGTCACACCCTCGTGATCGCTGGCAGCGGACCGTTGCGCGCCGATCTCGAAGTAGCGATGCGCGTGAGCCGGGTGCGCGCCCGGTTTCTCGACTGGATCGACCACAACGACGTGCTGCGATTAATGGCGCGATGCGATCTGCTCCTCTTTCCTTCGGCATGGGGGGAGCCGCTGAGTCGCGTCCTGCTGGAAGCATGCGCCTGTGGCGCACCCATCCTGGCAATGCCCACCGGCGGCACGCCGGACATTATCGTCGACGGCGAAAGCGGCGCGCTGGCGGCAACAGTGTCCAACTTTGCGCGTCGCCTGGCGGAACTGCTCGAACGACCCGCCGAGCGGCGCGCGCTTGGCGCCGGAGCGCGTCGTCGGGCGGAACAACGTTTTGCGCCTGATGTGGTCGCCGGGCAGGTGGAGCGTCTGTATCAATCGCTGAGAGAATCGGCGCGACGTGCAGCCCCATAACTGCTGTTGCAAACGACATGAGGGGTACTACCACCTTGTGATACTAATGTCTCATATACCTTTTCCCATTCCCCGGTTAGCATGGAAGATGTGCTGTGCTCCACGATGAGTGCGTTCTTAACCACGCAGTCCTGTTGACCGGGTTCACGCGGCGGATGCCGGGCAATGAAAAGGAAGAGCGATAT
Encoded here:
- the fabD gene encoding ACP S-malonyltransferase; its protein translation is MNTFDDMKKRIALVFPGQGSQYVGMGKELYEASPAARRIFEQADQVLGFELSKLCFEGPQEELDDTVNAQPAILTVSIACLEALKERFGPFGYLGAPSLVAGHSLGEFTALVAAGVLDFEDALKLVRERGRLMKESGEQRPGGMAAVVGLDDKTLEEVVQEAQAEGVVSVANANSPGQTVLSGEHRALQRAMELAKARGAKLVQRLQVSIAAHSPLMQSASARFNELLDRFQLRPPEVPLIANISGRALTTVEELRQELSQQLTRPVQWTRSVQEMVSHGVDTIVEVGPRQVLSGLIKRITPHARPVPLTDTEVARLVAQTTSEEEGSGI
- a CDS encoding glycosyltransferase family 4 protein, giving the protein MNILYVASGIPVPGTLGGSVHTLEVARGLAQRGHTVDVVACTRPDVFDVAALLRPISSRYDRFRLHHIDVPKTLALLSAPVIMRLARALKPDIIIERYYNFAGAGILAARRLGVPSILEVNALIVDPPVVLKRRLDDLLGGPMRRWAVAQCRMADRIVTPLHTTVPPDIPRSRIVELPWGADVERFCIDRSQEGTTPALPTVVFLGSFRAWHGVLDAVRAGGLLIEQGRVCHFLLIGDGPQHAAAVRLAARWQGHFTFTGAVPYDDVPSLLARASIAVAPFDTAAHPALRAAGFFWSPLKVFEYMAAALPVVTIDIPPLNQIVRHGSEGLLYPEGDVDALAGAIAYLIDHPDEARAMGERGRARVTAHFSWSRHCEALEWVMEETLKVEG
- a CDS encoding cyclic-di-AMP receptor, with translation MKLLIFVTDDSVADATVDALVEQGFRVTRLASTGGFLRKGRTTLLVGVEDAAVDHALNLVRGTAPGTLSITLDLERYERL
- the fabF gene encoding beta-ketoacyl-ACP synthase II → MSTAQRVVITGLGAVTPCGVSVPSMWEALLAGRSGIGPITRFDASGFAIRIAGEVRGFSLDPAVDPREARRMPLNVRYALNAALEAVHDARLDMTREDPEQVGVVFGSGAGGLDLIFDNHDVLRERGPRRVSPTLIANMIPDAASGYIAIQLGAQGPNMAVVAACSTGGHNVGEAYELIRRGDAAVVIAGGSEAPIHPTIVASFSNMRGLAEDNLNPERACKPFDARRDGFILSEGAGALVLESLEHALARGAPIIAEIVGYGNSCDAGDMIAADDQGRGAARAMAMALRKSGLPPDAVDYINAHGTGTPLNDLAETRAIKSVFGDHAYRLAVSSTKSMLGHMMGAAGAVEALICALVIRDGRLPPTINLEEPDPDCDLDYVPNVARAANVRVALSNSIGLGGHNSALLMRRFEG
- a CDS encoding glycosyltransferase family 4 protein, which codes for MNILLPTDVFPPRCGGAGWSAHALALALIARGHTVTAIVPREGQEGIRTGDILGVPTVFAGYRAPRIPFVRNYARNERLWPHLAQVIIETSTSPPFHHPATIIHAQHVQVAPSAVIAGRRIGAPVVISVRDHWPWDYFATGLHGDRIPYPRQTWASLATDLPARLGPLPGAVALPAIPYMLAHLAHRRAALRQADAVIAGSRYIAGRLANLVTSERLHIIPNIVDLAMIDAQIAAPSDLIPPDERFVLYVGKLERNKGAHLLGEIVQQAGAALHRHTLVIAGSGPLRADLEVAMRVSRVRARFLDWIDHNDVLRLMARCDLLLFPSAWGEPLSRVLLEACACGAPILAMPTGGTPDIIVDGESGALAATVSNFARRLAELLERPAERRALGAGARRRAEQRFAPDVVAGQVERLYQSLRESARRAAP